The genomic region TATTCtttgcggggaaggaggttgatatcggtttggttgatgggcatggtggctctcttcgtcctgcggatttattgctttattcttgggacgggggcgtgatgtgtgcgtcgaccgacgggttcttcacctttgactcgatgGGTTGGCGATTTTGTGTCGGGCGGGTTGTCGATGATCTTTGCTCGGcaaaaagtgtgctaagtatggggatttctTCGCGGTaggggttatggtttcctacctttctctttctcttcacttggggagctgggttcggatgttgttgccttgctcaagcggacccagaaattctcggtatctcaggatgcgggggctcgggtggccgcttacatttttactagacttagctttgctattgctaagggtgtgggagcccagattgtctctcagctccccaccaatttcatgtaaatttttatttttattttaatgaaagttgcgcgcatccctttataataataataataataataataataataataataataataataataataataataataataataataataataataataataataataataataataataataataataataataataataataataataataataataataataataataataataataataataataataataataataataataataataataataataataataataataataataataataataataataataataataataataataataataataataataataataataataataataataataataataataataataataataataataataataataataataataataataataataataataataatttttgcGGCCTCTTTCTTCTTTCTCTCTATTAAAACCTCCTTTTTTTCGCGATTTTGCGCTGCTATTTTGTTTCGTCTTTCTTCGACGATGGCCAGGGGCCGGCCGCCGAAGGCAACGGGGTCCTCTACCCATGTTGCTGCACCTGGATCCTCTTCGGTTGGTGTTGTGGTTGATGATTTCCCTGAATTTCCCCCACCAGTGGTGGATGCTGCTGATGAGGTTGTGGATTCTGTTATGGAGGAGCAGATGGTGTCGTCTGGCTCTCCGTTGACTAGTGTGGTTTCTCCGTCCTTGGTTCCACCAGTGGTTCCTGCTCAACCTGTTCCTACCGTGCCTAAGAAAACCTATACTCAGGCTTTGGGGAATTCCTTGATAGGTATGAATCTTTCCTATGTGGATTCTGTAACTGATAGTACTGTGACTATTGAGGAGGAGGATATTGTGATGGAAGTGGAATATTGGCAGACTACTTTGGTTGGGACTGTGCTGGGTAGACAATTGTCTCTGACCCAAATTGAAACTCTGATCAGTAAGCATTGGACTCATATTACAACACCGGAGGTTATGTACTTTGCCAAGGGTTGGTACTATTTTAGGTTTGCCAGTGCGGAGGATATGTAATAAATCCGCTCTGATGTTTGGAATTTAAATGTTTACCCGCTAGTTTTCAAACCTTGGAGCCCTACTGTTGTGGATGAGCTGAATGTTTCTCATGTTCCTGTTTGGGTTCTTTTTCCAAACCTTAATCCTTGTCTGTGGTCTAAGGCGGCTTTAAGTAAGGTGGCCAGTGTTGTGGGAGTTCCCATTTATGTTGATGAGCACACTACTAATAAAAGCAAGCTTGCTTTTTCCCGGATTTTTGTGGATGTGGATATCTCAAAGGAGTTACCTAAGGCCATTACAATTAACTCACCTTTTAGAGGTACCCGCTTATAAAAGGTTGAATATGAGTGGCTTCCTCACTTTTGTTCTGCCTGCAAGAGGATTGGCCATACACAGGATAGGTGTAAGGTGGGTGCACAACCTAAACTTAAGCAGGTGTTCAGACCAAGGGCTGACCAACAGAAGAAATCTGTTGTTGTTCCTGCTCCTCCTAATCTGGCTAAGACTGGTTCGAAGCCTGCTGGCAAACAGCAACAGAAACAGAAGCCACCCTCTCCTCCAAAGAGTGTGGCTACCAATCTTGAGAACAGGTTCCAAGTCTTACAGAATGAGTCTCTACTGTTAGATGAGGGGACATCAGGTCAGCATGTTGATGTGGTAATAGAGGACTTGGGTTTTGTGGTGGAACCTGGAGGGCCCCCTACTGCCCATGAATCTGTCATTCTGGAACATTAGGGGTCTAAATGACCCCCTAAAACAACAGGAAAGCCTTAATTTCATGTTGGAGAATAAAATTGACTGTGGTGCTGTCCTTGAAACACATGTCAAATCTAATGCTATTCAGGAGATTTATAATAGGAGCTTTTCTTCATATAGATTGGTTCATAACTCTGGTGCACATGCTAATGGTAGGATCTGGGTCTTGTGGCAACCCAGATCTGTAGCATTAACAGTGCTATTCACCTCTGCTCAGCACATCCATTGTGAAGTTACTCACTTTGCTACTGGAAAGGTGGTCAATATTATTTATGTTTATGGTTTCAATACTAGAACTGATAGACATGAGTTATGGGATACTCTTAAAACTATCTCAGCCTCTATTCTTTCACCTTGGATTTTTATGGGGGATTTCAATGTGGTTAGGGCAGTGGATGAAAGGTTGGGTACTGCTAATTTCCACCTTGCTGATATGAATGATTTCAAGTCATGTTTAGAGGACAGTGGCCTGGTTGATCGTCCAACTACAAGGTGCCACTACACATGGAATAACAAGCAAGGAGATGGCTTAAGGTGGGCTAAACTTGACCGTATTATGATCTCTTCAACTTGGTTCTCTTCTCTTTCTTCAGTTGCTTCCTATCATCCCTCTGGAGTCTCCGATCATTCTCCAGGGGTTGTTAAGCTTCTGGCTACCCATGGGAATTGTGGAAGACAATTTAGATATATGAATTGTTGGGCTCTCTCACCCCACTTCCAACAATGTATCCATCATGAATGGCATGCTTCTTGTAATGGGGGTAGGATTTTTACTCTGTTTAATAAACTGAAAAGACTCAAAAGTGGTCTTAAGAGACTGCATTCTAACACTTTCAGTAACCTGGCTGAGAGAATTAAGCAAGCAAAGCAGTCTCTTCTCTCCTGTCAGATGGACATCCAGCATGATCCTATGGACTCCTCATTGTACTCTAAGGAAAAAGAATGCCTATAGGATTATAATTTGCTTAAACGAGATGAGATGGAGGCCTTATATCAGAGAGCTAAGGTTCATGATATCTGATTTATTGATTCCAGTACCAGATTTTTCTACTCTCGCATCTCATCCAGGAAAATCAGGAACACTATTGGAAGAATTCAGGATGAGCATGGTGGTGTGTGTGAGGGTTTGAAAAATGTAGCTCAGGGGTTTGTTTAGTTTTATCAGAAACTTTTGAGCTCCTCTTTTACTGTTGACCAGCTGCCTAGGGATCTTTTTTCTCAGGACACTCTCTCCCATGGGGACTGTAGTGCTCTTACCCAGCCTGTTCTTGATAAGGAAATCTTGGAGGCCCTTAAGTACATTGATAGAAATAAAAGCCCTGCATTGATGGATATTCTTCTGGTTTCTTTTTGGATGCTTGGGATATTGTGGGTCTGGATTTCAAAGCTGCTGTCATGGAATACTTTCAAACTGGGATTATGCCAAGGGTAGCTAACTTCACTCTTCTAGTCCTCATCCCCAAAGTGGATACCCCTGCTACTGTCATGGATCTTAGGCCTATAGCCTGCTGTACTATCTTCTATAAGGTTGTTAGCAAGATTATTGCTAATAGATTGAAAAGTGTGCTTGGAACCATAATAGGCCCTGAACAGGCAGCTTTTGTTGAGGGGAGGGATCTCTTTGATAATTCTACGATGGCTAGAGAACTAATGGTTAAATATGGCAGAGCTGATATCACTCCAAGATGTATGCTGAAGGTGGATATCAGAAAAGCTTTTGATTCCGTTAATTGGTCTTTCCTTCATAATAGTCTTATCAATCTGGGTTTCCCTAAGAAGTTCGTTGTCTGGATTATGGGGTGCATTACTTCTCCTTACTATTCTTTATCAATCAATGGAGGGGTCACTGGTTTCTTCCCTGGTAAAAGGGGTCTGAGGCAAGGGGACCCTCTTTCCCCTTATCTTTTTGTTATATCTATGGAGATTCTTTCTATATTGTTGAGAAGATTACCTAATCATGCTGGTTTTTCAATTCACCCAAAGTATGTACAACTAAATCTCACACATTTGGtgtttgcagatgatttactAGTATTTACAAGGGGGGACCTTCCTTCAGTACATGTTTTAGCTAACTGTCTATCCACTTTTGCTGCCTATTCTGGTCTATAGCCCAACCCTGCCAAAACCTGTCTTTATTTTGGTGGGGTGGCTCCTGATGTTAAGGCTCTTATTTTGGGTTCAACTGGGTTTAGTGAAGGTCAGCTGCCTTTTCGTTATTTGGGTCTCCCCCTGTTTAATGCTAGGCTTTCCACTGATATGTATTAACCCCTCTTTGACAAGATTAAAGCTAGAATCACTCACTGGCCTAACAATGCTCTCAGTTATGCTGGTAAGGTTCTTCTTATTAACTCTGTTATTTTTTGCCTTCAAAATTTTTGGGGAGCTGCTGTGCTCTTGCCTATGGGTATTATTAAGAAGATTCGTAAAATTTGCAAGGACTTATTGTGGGGTATTGAGGATGGTGCAAGAAAGCACGTCTTCATCAGTTGGGATGCCCTCTGTAAACTTAAGAGGGAAGGTGGCATTAATATAAAGGAAATCCTTAGTTGGAA from Silene latifolia isolate original U9 population chromosome 3, ASM4854445v1, whole genome shotgun sequence harbors:
- the LOC141649401 gene encoding uncharacterized protein LOC141649401 produces the protein MLENKIDCGAVLETHVKSNAIQEIYNRSFSSYRLVHNSGAHANGRIWVLWQPRSVALTVLFTSAQHIHCEVTHFATGKVVNIIYVYGFNTRTDRHELWDTLKTISASILSPWIFMGDFNVVRAVDERLGTANFHLADMNDFKSCLEDSGLVDRPTTRCHYTWNNKQGDGLRWAKLDRIMISSTWFSSLSSVASYHPSGVSDHSPGVVKLLATHGNCGRQFRYMNCWALSPHFQQCIHHEWHASCNGGRIFTLFNKLKRLKSGLKRLHSNTFSNLAERIKQAKQSLLSCQMDIQHDPMDSSLYSKEKECL